In Arthrobacter sp. SLBN-112, a genomic segment contains:
- a CDS encoding ROK family protein — protein MVMPAPVVAGPGGTTPGSVGDVRRSNLALVLGAIAEFPFGVHPSRAQLAAVTGLTKASVSSLVLDLLDAGIVREIGLNPQGRGRPGVGLELNPGRAVMGMEINVDYISAAVVDLSGAVLVREVQERDNRNSMDGPVMAALAVLAARVRSAAGEQGVEVLGGGLAVPGLVDPAAARVVTAPNLGWANVELDLGAVLPEAPLGVALFNEANAAALAELRHRPEGASDFLFVSGEVGVGGGLVIGSELFTGPGGHAGEVGHIVVEPDGGRCSCGGTGCLETVAGQDAIFDAAGIGSGSSRSASMSALLQALDAGRPGALAAVERAARCLGIALASTARVVNIYSVVLGGHFAVLEPWLRGPLLDSLEKYAPGKYGSGQVSVSAVGESGALLGAAGSVIRSLVEAPHRLQA, from the coding sequence ATGGTGATGCCTGCGCCTGTGGTGGCGGGACCTGGGGGGACGACTCCTGGAAGCGTGGGGGATGTCCGGCGCAGCAACCTTGCCCTGGTCCTTGGGGCCATCGCCGAGTTCCCTTTTGGGGTCCATCCCAGCCGTGCCCAACTGGCCGCCGTGACCGGCCTGACGAAAGCATCTGTCTCCAGCCTGGTGCTGGATCTCCTGGACGCCGGCATCGTCCGCGAAATCGGCTTGAACCCGCAGGGGCGGGGCCGGCCGGGTGTCGGGCTGGAACTCAACCCGGGCCGGGCGGTCATGGGGATGGAGATCAATGTGGACTACATTTCCGCGGCAGTTGTTGACCTGTCCGGCGCCGTGCTGGTCCGGGAGGTGCAGGAGCGGGACAACCGCAACAGCATGGACGGGCCCGTCATGGCTGCGCTCGCCGTCCTGGCCGCCAGGGTCCGGAGCGCGGCGGGGGAGCAGGGAGTTGAAGTCCTCGGTGGCGGACTGGCCGTGCCCGGGCTGGTGGATCCTGCCGCGGCGCGGGTGGTCACGGCGCCCAACCTGGGATGGGCCAACGTAGAGCTGGACCTTGGTGCCGTGCTTCCCGAAGCGCCGCTCGGAGTTGCACTCTTCAACGAAGCCAACGCCGCCGCCCTGGCCGAGCTGCGGCACCGGCCGGAAGGAGCCTCGGATTTCCTCTTTGTCTCCGGCGAGGTGGGGGTAGGTGGCGGCCTGGTGATCGGGTCCGAACTCTTCACGGGCCCTGGTGGCCATGCCGGCGAAGTGGGGCATATCGTGGTGGAGCCCGACGGCGGCCGATGCTCGTGCGGCGGGACCGGGTGCCTGGAAACCGTGGCAGGCCAGGATGCCATCTTCGATGCTGCCGGGATCGGATCCGGCAGTTCACGCTCGGCCTCCATGTCCGCTCTCCTGCAGGCGCTTGACGCCGGGCGGCCGGGGGCGCTGGCCGCCGTCGAGCGCGCGGCGCGCTGCCTGGGCATAGCGCTCGCCTCGACGGCACGGGTGGTCAATATTTACTCTGTCGTACTCGGAGGCCACTTCGCTGTCCTGGAACCGTGGCTGCGCGGTCCGCTGCTGGACAGCCTGGAGAAGTACGCGCCGGGCAAGTACGGGTCCGGCCAGGTGTCGGTCTCGGCCGTGGGGGAGTCGGGGGCCCTGCTGGGCGCCGCCGGCAGTGTCATCCGGTCGCTCGTCGAAGCGCCGCACCGGCTGCAGGCCTAG
- a CDS encoding single-stranded DNA-binding protein → MSETITIRGFVATEITSSTTPGGVATASFRVGSTSRRFDRESKTWQDGHTNWFTVQGYRQLAGTLGCSIRKGQPVIVVGKLKIRTWEKDGRVYHSTVIDADTVGHDLSLGSANFIRTSSRPALSLVEQPPASDQGLPSGMDQVQDEPEDREDDHPDDEDRAALLIQDSDGALASLDLETGELAEV, encoded by the coding sequence ATGAGCGAAACGATCACCATCCGGGGCTTCGTGGCCACCGAGATAACGAGTTCCACCACGCCCGGGGGAGTGGCCACGGCCTCTTTCCGCGTCGGTTCCACCAGCCGCCGTTTTGACCGGGAATCCAAAACCTGGCAGGACGGGCACACCAACTGGTTCACCGTCCAGGGGTACCGCCAACTCGCAGGAACCCTTGGATGCAGCATCAGGAAAGGCCAGCCGGTCATCGTGGTTGGCAAGCTGAAGATCCGCACCTGGGAGAAAGACGGGCGCGTCTACCACTCCACCGTCATCGACGCGGACACTGTGGGACATGACCTGTCCCTGGGCTCGGCCAATTTCATCCGGACATCCTCACGGCCGGCGCTCTCGCTTGTGGAGCAACCGCCGGCATCCGATCAGGGGCTCCCATCCGGCATGGATCAAGTCCAGGATGAACCGGAGGACCGGGAGGACGACCATCCGGACGATGAGGACCGTGCCGCGCTCCTGATCCAGGACAGCGACGGTGCCCTGGCCTCACTCGACCTCGAAACAGGGGAACTCGCAGAAGTCTAG
- the ettA gene encoding energy-dependent translational throttle protein EttA — MAEFIYTMTKARKAVGEKLILDDVSMSFFPGAKIGVVGPNGAGKSTILKIMAGLDTPSNGEARLSPGYSVGILLQEPPLNEEKTVLGNVQEGVGEIYGKIQRFNEISEEMANPDADYDTLLEEMGKLQEAIDAADAWDLDSQLEQAMDALRCPPADADVTNLSGGERRRVALCKLLLQKPDLLLLDEPTNHLDAESVLWLEQHLSSYPGAVLAVTHDRYFLDHVAEWIAEVDRGHLYPYEGNYSTYLEKKRARLEIQGKKDAKQAKRLAEELDWVRSNAKGRQTKSKARLARYEEMAAEADRTRKLDFEEIQIPPGPRLGGVVLEAKNLQKGFEDRTLIDGLSFSLPRNGIVGVIGPNGVGKTTLFKTIVGLEPLDGGDLKIGESVKISYADQSRGGIDPNKTLWEVVSDGLDFIQVGNVEMPSRAYVAAFGFKGPDQQKKAGVLSGGERNRLNLALTLKQGGNLLLLDEPTNDLDVETLSSLENALLEFPGCAVVVSHDRWFLDRVATHILAYEGDEENPSKWYWFEGNFESYEENKVERLGPDAAKPHRVTHRRLTRD; from the coding sequence ATGGCGGAATTTATCTACACAATGACCAAGGCCCGCAAGGCCGTTGGCGAAAAGCTCATCCTTGATGACGTAAGCATGTCCTTCTTCCCGGGCGCCAAGATTGGTGTTGTGGGCCCCAACGGTGCCGGTAAGTCCACCATCCTCAAGATCATGGCCGGACTGGACACGCCCTCAAACGGCGAGGCCAGGCTCAGCCCCGGGTACAGCGTGGGCATCCTGCTCCAGGAGCCGCCACTCAACGAGGAAAAGACTGTCCTGGGCAACGTCCAGGAAGGTGTCGGCGAGATCTACGGCAAGATCCAGCGCTTCAATGAGATCTCCGAGGAAATGGCCAACCCCGACGCCGATTACGACACCCTCCTCGAAGAGATGGGCAAGCTGCAGGAAGCCATTGACGCCGCCGACGCCTGGGACCTCGACTCCCAACTCGAGCAGGCCATGGACGCCCTCCGCTGCCCGCCGGCCGACGCCGATGTCACCAACCTTTCCGGTGGTGAGCGCCGCCGTGTAGCCCTCTGCAAGCTCCTGCTCCAGAAGCCGGACCTGCTGCTGCTCGACGAGCCCACCAACCACCTGGATGCCGAGAGCGTGCTGTGGCTTGAGCAGCACCTGTCGAGCTACCCGGGCGCAGTCCTCGCCGTCACCCACGACCGCTACTTCCTCGACCACGTGGCGGAATGGATCGCCGAGGTGGACCGCGGCCACCTCTACCCCTACGAAGGCAACTACTCCACCTACCTGGAGAAGAAGCGCGCCCGCCTTGAGATCCAGGGCAAGAAGGACGCCAAGCAGGCCAAGCGCCTTGCGGAAGAACTTGATTGGGTCCGCTCCAACGCCAAAGGCCGCCAGACCAAGTCGAAGGCGCGCCTGGCCCGGTACGAGGAAATGGCCGCGGAAGCAGACCGCACCCGCAAGCTCGACTTCGAAGAGATCCAGATCCCGCCGGGACCCCGCCTCGGTGGCGTGGTGCTGGAGGCCAAGAACCTGCAGAAGGGCTTTGAGGACCGGACCCTGATCGACGGGCTGTCCTTCAGCCTGCCGCGCAACGGCATCGTGGGCGTCATCGGCCCCAACGGTGTTGGCAAGACCACGCTGTTCAAGACAATCGTGGGACTGGAACCGCTCGACGGCGGCGACCTGAAGATCGGCGAGTCGGTCAAGATCTCCTACGCGGACCAGAGCCGCGGCGGCATCGACCCCAACAAGACCCTGTGGGAGGTTGTCTCGGACGGGCTGGACTTCATCCAGGTCGGCAACGTGGAGATGCCGTCCCGCGCATACGTTGCAGCCTTCGGCTTCAAGGGCCCGGACCAGCAGAAGAAGGCCGGCGTCCTGTCCGGTGGTGAACGGAACCGGTTGAACCTGGCCCTGACCCTGAAGCAGGGCGGTAACCTGCTGCTCCTCGATGAGCCCACCAACGACCTCGACGTTGAAACCCTCAGCAGCCTTGAAAACGCCCTGCTGGAGTTCCCCGGCTGTGCAGTGGTCGTCTCCCACGACCGGTGGTTCCTTGACCGAGTGGCCACGCACATCCTCGCCTACGAAGGTGACGAGGAAAACCCCTCCAAGTGGTACTGGTTCGAGGGCAACTTCGAATCCTATGAGGAGAACAAGGTAGAGCGCCTGGGCCCCGATGCGGCCAAGCCGCACCGTGTGACCCACCGCCGGCTGACCCGCGACTAG
- a CDS encoding acyl-CoA thioesterase II produces the protein MTEAEAGLLAPPSGDPTSSLIELLDLGDLEGARTDEDIFLGPSQRQPHHRVFGGQVLAQSLVASTRTVDPDRLVHSMHGYFLRPGDANKPITFGVERLRDGRSFSARRVHAYQDGVPILSMIASFQVEAEGIDHSSVMPAGIPDPESLPSTADLLGKFDHPVARHWAYERPFDIRHVDPALYVSATGPREARNAVWMKTLGPVPDNPNLHRAALAYASDYTLLESILRRHGLSWITPGMNVASLDHAMWWHRPARVDDWLLYVQESPSAQGARGLATGKIFNREGQHVASVAQEGMVRVPADTDESHKNQG, from the coding sequence ATGACTGAAGCCGAAGCCGGACTGCTGGCGCCGCCCAGTGGCGATCCCACCTCATCGCTGATCGAACTGCTGGACCTTGGCGATCTTGAAGGTGCCCGGACGGACGAGGACATCTTCCTTGGCCCCTCCCAGCGGCAGCCGCACCACCGGGTATTCGGCGGCCAGGTGCTGGCGCAGTCCCTCGTCGCCTCGACCAGGACCGTTGATCCGGATCGGTTGGTCCACTCGATGCACGGGTACTTCCTGCGGCCCGGCGACGCCAACAAGCCCATCACGTTCGGTGTCGAGCGGCTCCGGGACGGCAGGTCCTTTTCCGCCAGGCGCGTCCACGCGTACCAGGACGGGGTGCCCATCCTGTCCATGATTGCTTCCTTCCAGGTCGAAGCCGAGGGGATCGACCACTCTTCCGTGATGCCGGCGGGGATCCCCGATCCGGAGTCGCTTCCCAGCACGGCGGACCTGCTGGGAAAGTTTGACCATCCCGTGGCCCGGCATTGGGCATACGAGCGGCCCTTCGATATCCGGCACGTTGACCCTGCGCTGTACGTCTCGGCAACCGGACCGCGCGAGGCGCGCAACGCCGTCTGGATGAAGACCCTCGGGCCCGTGCCGGACAATCCCAACCTGCACCGTGCAGCCTTGGCCTACGCCAGCGACTACACCCTCCTCGAGTCAATCCTCCGGAGGCATGGGCTGAGCTGGATCACGCCCGGGATGAACGTTGCCAGCCTGGACCACGCCATGTGGTGGCACCGTCCGGCGCGGGTGGACGACTGGCTGCTCTATGTCCAGGAGTCCCCTAGCGCCCAGGGTGCCCGCGGACTGGCCACCGGCAAGATCTTCAACCGGGAAGGCCAGCACGTCGCGTCCGTGGCCCAGGAGGGCATGGTGCGGGTCCCCGCCGACACGGATGAGTCGCACAAGAATCAGGGGTGA
- a CDS encoding globin: protein MTLPIEPRPGVPGPLQPQRPQLMQNDPFSQPAYTDSFYDAVGGHDTFVKLIDVFYDGVATDPLLRPMYPEEDLAPAKRRFLMFLEQYWGGPTTYGEERGHPRLRMRHMPFKVTPEAKDRWLFHMRAAVDALDLPPLYEGTLWEYMERAALSMVNSPSDA, encoded by the coding sequence ATGACGCTTCCCATTGAGCCGCGCCCTGGTGTCCCGGGCCCCCTCCAGCCGCAGCGGCCCCAGCTGATGCAAAATGACCCTTTCAGCCAGCCGGCGTACACCGACAGTTTCTACGACGCAGTGGGTGGCCACGATACGTTCGTGAAGCTCATCGACGTTTTCTACGACGGCGTCGCCACCGATCCGCTGCTGCGGCCGATGTACCCGGAGGAGGACCTGGCCCCGGCAAAGCGCAGGTTCCTGATGTTCCTGGAACAGTACTGGGGCGGGCCCACAACCTACGGTGAGGAGCGGGGGCATCCCCGCCTGCGGATGCGGCACATGCCCTTCAAAGTCACACCCGAGGCAAAGGACCGGTGGCTGTTCCACATGCGCGCGGCCGTGGACGCCCTGGACCTGCCGCCGTTGTATGAGGGAACCCTGTGGGAGTACATGGAGCGGGCGGCGCTGTCCATGGTGAACAGCCCCTCCGACGCCTGA
- a CDS encoding mechanosensitive ion channel domain-containing protein, whose translation MVSMLSIIPPATTQPDGISIPGIVISLGIGVAFWLVATFIISRITRRIAAGSNFFKKPMFKWVAPAIRALDHERRVQRAETIGSLLNSVVGVLVVIITGMYVLQNLDINIAPLLTSVGILGVAIGFGAQQLIRDFLSGIFITIEDQYGIGDVIETSEVVGVVESMGLRITRVRSDDGAIWYLRNGEILRVGNRSQGRYLPLHESDDGTTDQASAHVETKKTDQKAGE comes from the coding sequence ATGGTCAGTATGTTGTCGATCATTCCCCCAGCCACAACGCAACCCGATGGCATAAGCATCCCGGGCATCGTGATCAGCCTCGGCATCGGCGTGGCCTTCTGGCTCGTGGCCACGTTCATCATCTCGCGGATCACCAGGCGCATCGCTGCCGGAAGCAATTTCTTCAAGAAGCCCATGTTTAAATGGGTGGCACCGGCGATCCGCGCCCTGGACCATGAGAGGCGGGTGCAGCGCGCCGAAACCATCGGCTCGCTGCTGAACAGCGTGGTGGGAGTGCTGGTGGTCATCATCACCGGCATGTATGTCCTGCAGAACCTGGATATCAACATCGCTCCCCTGCTGACCAGCGTGGGAATCCTGGGTGTCGCCATCGGCTTCGGCGCCCAGCAACTGATCCGCGACTTCCTGTCCGGGATCTTCATTACCATTGAAGACCAGTACGGCATCGGCGACGTCATCGAAACCAGCGAAGTGGTGGGCGTGGTGGAGTCCATGGGACTGCGGATCACCCGGGTCCGCTCTGACGACGGCGCCATCTGGTACCTGCGCAATGGTGAAATCCTGCGCGTGGGCAACCGGTCGCAGGGCCGTTACCTGCCGCTGCATGAGTCCGACGACGGCACCACAGACCAGGCCTCGGCGCATGTGGAGACCAAGAAGACCGACCAGAAAGCCGGTGAATAG
- a CDS encoding epimerase, whose protein sequence is MRILILGGTAFLSREIARQAISAGHGVTCLARGATAEPPPGAAWVKADRSSGAAAYAEVKREWDAVIEVARDPEPARDALEALAARSGHWTFVSSCSAYADHSVPGAAEDAALLPALAGGTPSAPENYGESKVAIEAATLEATAGNAHLCRAGLISGPGDPSDRYGYWPARFARNQGPVLVPDIAVHPTQAIDVRDLAAWILAAAVQGTTGALNACGEQVSFGDVVAACRETAGHRDVPATAAEEWLVAQGVNYWSGPESLPLWLPPGHEGFMARSNKAARAAGMALRPWQETVADTLHDERARGLDRPRKAGLPPAVEQRLVSTLHRGGA, encoded by the coding sequence ATGCGCATTCTCATCCTCGGCGGTACAGCCTTCCTCTCACGGGAAATTGCCAGGCAGGCGATATCCGCCGGACATGGCGTGACATGCCTGGCCCGGGGCGCAACTGCTGAACCGCCGCCCGGCGCGGCATGGGTGAAGGCCGACCGTTCCAGCGGAGCTGCGGCATATGCCGAGGTGAAGCGCGAGTGGGACGCCGTGATCGAGGTGGCGCGGGACCCTGAACCTGCCCGCGACGCCCTCGAGGCGCTGGCCGCCCGGTCTGGGCACTGGACCTTCGTTTCCAGCTGCTCAGCTTACGCGGACCACTCCGTTCCAGGGGCTGCGGAAGATGCTGCCCTCCTTCCGGCGCTTGCCGGGGGCACCCCGTCCGCTCCGGAAAACTACGGAGAGTCCAAGGTGGCCATTGAGGCAGCCACCCTTGAGGCGACTGCCGGCAACGCCCATCTGTGCCGGGCCGGCCTGATCAGTGGTCCCGGCGACCCCTCCGACCGTTACGGTTACTGGCCTGCCCGCTTCGCCCGGAACCAGGGTCCAGTGCTGGTCCCGGATATTGCCGTCCACCCCACCCAGGCCATTGATGTCCGGGACCTGGCTGCCTGGATCCTGGCCGCGGCCGTTCAGGGCACCACCGGTGCCCTGAACGCCTGTGGGGAGCAGGTGTCCTTCGGCGATGTGGTCGCCGCCTGCCGCGAAACGGCCGGCCACCGTGACGTCCCGGCCACCGCCGCCGAAGAGTGGCTGGTGGCTCAGGGTGTCAACTACTGGTCAGGCCCGGAGTCCCTGCCGCTCTGGCTCCCGCCGGGGCATGAGGGCTTCATGGCCCGCAGCAACAAGGCCGCCAGGGCCGCAGGCATGGCGCTGCGGCCGTGGCAGGAAACCGTGGCGGACACCCTGCATGATGAGCGCGCCCGCGGGCTGGACCGGCCCCGCAAGGCCGGCCTTCCGCCCGCGGTGGAGCAGCGGCTCGTCAGCACTCTCCACCGGGGCGGTGCCTAG
- a CDS encoding OsmC family protein, protein MSLDVHKYSLTVQWTGNRGEGTSSYRNYSRDHDVLIPGLPVLKGSADPTFHGDRARYNPEQLLLAALAQCHMLSYLHVAVKHGVVVTDYRDEASGLMRLNRDGSGQFEQVTLHPRVTVADAGQVDLAAGLHHEANQVCFIARSVNFPVEHQPVTVAG, encoded by the coding sequence GTGAGCCTCGACGTACACAAGTACTCGCTGACGGTCCAATGGACCGGCAACCGGGGTGAGGGCACGTCGTCGTACCGAAACTACTCCCGTGACCATGACGTGCTCATCCCGGGCCTTCCGGTCCTGAAAGGCTCGGCGGACCCGACATTCCACGGGGACCGGGCGCGGTACAACCCGGAACAGCTCCTCCTGGCCGCGCTGGCGCAATGCCACATGCTGTCCTACCTGCATGTGGCCGTGAAGCACGGCGTGGTGGTCACTGACTACCGGGACGAGGCATCCGGGCTGATGCGGCTCAACCGCGACGGCAGCGGCCAGTTCGAACAGGTGACACTGCACCCCAGGGTCACGGTGGCCGATGCCGGCCAGGTTGATCTGGCTGCCGGACTGCACCATGAGGCGAACCAGGTCTGCTTCATTGCCCGCAGCGTGAATTTCCCGGTGGAGCACCAGCCTGTCACGGTCGCCGGCTAG
- the pepN gene encoding aminopeptidase N produces MNLTRAEARERAELITAESYDVSLDLTRGGEVFGSTTTVKFTASPGSSSFIDAVTRTVHSVTLNGRALDPATVSDGVRIQLPGLEEHNELTVVADMPYMNTGEGLHRFVDPVDNEVYLYTQFEVPDSRRMFAVFEQPDLKATFAFTVTAPSHWDVISNSPTPEPVPAPVTEDGGARSVWAFAPTPRLSSYVTALIAGPYQSVRSEVTSSDGRVIPLGVFARKSLMQYLDAENIFELTRQGFGFFEAQFGCPYPFAKYDQLFVPEFNAGAMENAGAVTILEGYVFRSKVTGAQIERRAITVLHELAHMWFGDLVTMRWWNDLWLNESFAEYMSHLAAVEATSFTSAWTTFASVEKSWAYRQDQLPTTHPIFAEINDLQDVEVNFDGITYAKGASVLRQLVAWVGPEQFMAGVREYFAKHSWRNTELRDLLVELEKASGRDLDGWGRQWLETAGVNTLTPELDVDSDGTLKSITIVQSAVPEWPTLRPHRLAVGFYNLNDAGKLERVHREELDVDGERTDVPGVAGLAQPDLILVNDDDLAYAKVRLDPKSLATATAHLKDFNASLPRTLVWNSAWDAARDGQAPARKYVELILANVAAETDSSVILVQLRQLATTLNFYVAEEHREATTVAAVDRLWELASEVPGGSDAQLQFVKSFALLARSASQLDRVAGLLDGSAALAGLAVDQDLRWELVASLVAGGRMGQDGIDAELARDNTSSGQNAAALAKAALPTADAKAAAWESIVVRGELSNALQGSAVAGFMRVRDRSLLEPYAEKYFAAVPGVVATRTHALAQQIVVGLYPALLTTQATIDQTDTFLASLPAESAALRRMMLENRDGVARALRARAADVLPDGSAG; encoded by the coding sequence ATGAACCTGACGCGCGCCGAAGCCCGTGAGCGCGCAGAACTGATCACCGCCGAGTCCTACGATGTCAGCCTGGACCTGACCCGCGGCGGAGAGGTCTTCGGCAGCACCACCACCGTGAAATTCACGGCTTCGCCGGGTTCGTCCAGCTTCATCGACGCCGTAACCCGGACCGTGCACAGCGTGACCCTTAACGGCCGTGCCCTCGATCCCGCAACGGTGTCCGACGGCGTGCGGATCCAGCTGCCCGGCCTGGAGGAGCACAACGAGCTGACCGTCGTGGCCGACATGCCCTACATGAACACCGGCGAAGGCCTGCACCGCTTCGTGGATCCGGTGGACAACGAGGTCTACCTGTACACCCAGTTCGAGGTTCCGGATTCGCGCCGGATGTTCGCCGTCTTCGAGCAGCCCGACCTGAAGGCAACCTTCGCGTTTACGGTCACGGCACCCTCCCACTGGGATGTCATCTCCAACTCCCCCACCCCGGAGCCGGTGCCGGCCCCGGTTACAGAAGACGGCGGAGCCAGGTCCGTGTGGGCATTTGCGCCCACCCCGCGCCTGTCCTCCTACGTCACCGCCCTGATCGCCGGGCCGTACCAGTCCGTCCGCAGCGAAGTGACCAGCTCGGACGGCCGTGTCATCCCGCTCGGGGTGTTCGCGCGGAAGTCCCTGATGCAGTACCTGGACGCGGAGAACATTTTCGAGCTCACGCGGCAAGGGTTCGGGTTCTTCGAAGCACAATTCGGCTGCCCCTACCCGTTTGCAAAGTACGATCAGCTGTTCGTGCCGGAATTCAATGCCGGTGCCATGGAGAACGCCGGCGCGGTGACCATCCTGGAGGGCTACGTCTTCCGCAGCAAGGTCACCGGCGCGCAGATCGAGCGGCGCGCCATCACGGTGCTCCACGAACTGGCGCACATGTGGTTCGGGGACCTGGTGACCATGCGGTGGTGGAACGACCTCTGGCTCAACGAGTCCTTTGCCGAGTACATGTCCCACCTGGCGGCCGTGGAGGCCACGTCCTTCACCAGCGCCTGGACCACGTTCGCTTCGGTGGAGAAGTCGTGGGCGTACCGCCAGGACCAGCTGCCCACCACGCACCCCATCTTCGCGGAGATCAACGACCTGCAGGATGTCGAGGTCAACTTCGACGGCATCACCTACGCCAAGGGCGCCTCCGTGCTCCGGCAGCTGGTTGCATGGGTGGGCCCCGAACAGTTCATGGCCGGCGTTCGGGAGTACTTCGCGAAGCACTCGTGGCGCAACACCGAGCTGCGCGACCTGCTGGTGGAGCTGGAGAAGGCCAGCGGACGCGACCTTGACGGCTGGGGCAGGCAGTGGCTGGAGACGGCCGGCGTCAACACCCTCACCCCCGAGCTGGACGTGGACTCCGACGGGACGCTGAAGTCCATCACTATCGTGCAGTCCGCGGTTCCCGAATGGCCCACCCTCCGGCCACACCGCCTTGCCGTGGGGTTCTACAACCTCAACGACGCCGGGAAGCTGGAGCGGGTGCACCGCGAGGAGCTGGATGTCGACGGCGAACGCACCGACGTGCCGGGCGTCGCCGGCCTGGCGCAGCCGGACCTGATCCTTGTCAACGACGACGACCTCGCCTACGCCAAGGTGCGGCTGGACCCGAAATCCCTGGCCACCGCCACCGCACACCTCAAGGACTTCAACGCCAGCCTGCCCCGGACCCTCGTCTGGAATTCGGCGTGGGACGCTGCCCGGGACGGACAGGCTCCGGCCCGGAAATACGTGGAGCTGATCCTGGCCAACGTCGCCGCGGAGACGGATTCCTCCGTCATCCTGGTCCAGCTCCGCCAGCTGGCCACCACCTTGAACTTCTACGTGGCGGAAGAACACCGCGAAGCCACCACGGTGGCGGCCGTGGACAGGTTGTGGGAGCTGGCTTCAGAGGTTCCCGGCGGCTCCGACGCGCAGCTGCAGTTCGTGAAGTCCTTTGCCCTCCTGGCCCGCAGCGCATCCCAGCTGGACCGGGTGGCGGGCCTGCTGGACGGGTCTGCCGCATTGGCCGGGCTGGCCGTTGACCAGGACCTCCGCTGGGAGCTCGTGGCGTCGCTGGTGGCCGGGGGCCGGATGGGGCAGGACGGCATCGACGCCGAGCTGGCGCGTGACAACACGTCCAGCGGGCAGAACGCCGCCGCCCTGGCAAAGGCCGCGCTTCCCACCGCCGACGCGAAAGCCGCCGCCTGGGAGTCGATCGTGGTCAGGGGCGAGCTCTCCAACGCGCTGCAGGGATCGGCCGTGGCGGGCTTCATGCGGGTCCGGGACCGGTCGCTGCTGGAGCCGTACGCGGAGAAGTATTTCGCGGCGGTGCCAGGAGTCGTGGCAACCCGGACTCACGCACTCGCCCAGCAGATCGTCGTCGGGCTCTACCCGGCGCTGCTGACCACGCAGGCCACCATCGATCAAACTGACACCTTCCTGGCGTCGCTGCCGGCGGAAAGCGCCGCGCTGCGGCGGATGATGCTGGAAAACCGCGACGGCGTGGCCCGGGCCCTGCGCGCACGTGCCGCCGACGTGCTCCCGGACGGCAGCGCCGGGTGA
- a CDS encoding ribose-5-phosphate isomerase encodes MTTSPAFPRVHIATDHAGMELSAHLVSHLTGRGYDVVDHGPKVYDAQDDYPSFCINAALAVVADQQAGVHALGIVLGGSGNGEQIAANKVKGVRAALAWNLSTATLAREHNDANVVAVGGRQHSVEEATELIEAFLAEPFSNDERHVRRIGKIAAYEATGEVIE; translated from the coding sequence GTGACAACTTCCCCTGCCTTCCCGCGGGTCCACATCGCCACCGACCACGCCGGCATGGAGCTCAGCGCCCATCTGGTGTCCCACCTGACAGGCAGGGGATACGACGTGGTGGACCACGGGCCCAAGGTCTACGACGCCCAGGACGACTACCCGTCATTCTGCATCAACGCCGCCCTCGCGGTGGTCGCTGACCAGCAGGCGGGCGTGCACGCACTGGGCATCGTGCTGGGCGGTTCCGGAAACGGCGAGCAGATTGCCGCGAACAAGGTCAAGGGCGTGCGTGCCGCCCTGGCGTGGAACCTCTCCACCGCCACCCTGGCCCGCGAGCACAACGACGCGAACGTCGTAGCCGTGGGCGGACGCCAGCACTCGGTGGAAGAAGCCACCGAACTGATCGAAGCCTTCCTGGCCGAGCCGTTCAGCAACGATGAACGGCATGTCCGCCGGATCGGAAAGATCGCAGCCTACGAGGCCACGGGCGAGGTCATCGAGTAG